The Zingiber officinale cultivar Zhangliang chromosome 10A, Zo_v1.1, whole genome shotgun sequence genome contains a region encoding:
- the LOC122028126 gene encoding 7-deoxyloganetin glucosyltransferase-like — translation MSSLRRHAVVVSFPAPGQLNPTLDLANLLHLRGFLVTFVNTSSGLHRILQTSQAFPPESDLLRFETIPDGYSLDSSGAPNNEELRRSINRTCAAHLGQLLRRLKQDPVLPPVSCVVANFLIASEAVGATEEMGIPFFVLWTTSACSLLGSLHLRDLIRRGYAPLKDQSFLTNEYLDTPIDWIPGFEGIRLRDLSSFIRTTNPNQFFLNCEMEEVACAQRASGVILNTFDEMEGKVLDAIKASLPRTLAVGPLFLLLNQMKGVPKNLNLFEEDRGYKEWLNSQRHASVVYACFGSLARLTSEQLMEFAWGLADSKHPFLLSIRPDLVENVEGGLPEEFIREVEGRGWVTNWCDQGRVLRHSSIGGFLTHGGWNSMLESVCSGVPMLIWPGFADQFTNCRFACEDWGIAMEIEQEVKREQIRKLVVELMQGERGQEMRKKVMKWKEMAEQATNAEGGSSYANLMRLTEALCRNEV, via the exons ATGTCCTCTCTCCGCCGTCACGCCGTCGTCGTTTCCTTCCCCGCCCCCGGCCAGCTCAACCCCACCCTCGACCTGGCCAACCTCCTCCACCTCCGAGGCTTCCTCGTCACCTTCGTCAACACCAGCTCCGGCCTCCATCGGATCCTCCAGACATCCCAAGCTTTCCCGCCCGAATCCGACCTCCTCCGCTTCGAGACCATCCCCGATGGCTACTCTCTCGACTCCTCCGGCGCTCCCAACAACGAGGAGCTACGCCGCTCCATCAACCGCACCTGCGCAGCGCATTTGGGGCAACTCCTGCGGCGACTGAAGCAGGATCCGGTCCTACCGCCCGTCTCCTGCGTCGTCGCCAACTTCTTGATAGCATCGGAGGCGGTGGGGGCGACGGAGGAGATGGGAATCCCCTTTTTTGTGCTCTGGACTACCAGCGCTTGCAGTCTCCTCGGATCTCTCCATCTGCGGGACCTAATCCGAAGAGGATACGCGCCGCTCAAAG ATCAGAGCTTCTTGACAAACGAATACCTCGATACCCCAATCGACTGGATTCCCGGCTTCGAAGGCATCCGTCTGAGAGATCTTTCCAGTTTCATCAGAACAACAAACCCTAACCAATTCTTCCTGAACTGTGAGATGGAAGAAGTGGCTTGTGCCCAGAGAGCTTCCGGTGTGATCCTCAACACATTTGATGAAATGGAAGGCAAGGTCTTGGATGCCATCAAAGCTTCCTTGCCTCGAACCCTTGCAGTAGGCCCTCTGTTCCTGCTACTCAACCAGATGAAAGGCGTGCCAAAGAATTTGAACCTTTTCGAAGAAGATCGCGGGTACAAAGAGTGGCTAAACTCTCAGAGACATGCTTCAGTCGTTTACGCCTGCTTCGGAAGCTTGGCACGTTTAACAAGTGAACAATTGATGGAGTTTGCATGGGGTCTTGCTGATAGCAAGCATCCTTTTCTGTTGAGCATCAGGCCGGATCTCGTTGAGAATGTTGAAGGTGGATTGCCTGAGGAGTTCATCAGGGAAGTCGAAGGGAGGGGTTGGGTCACGAATTGGTGCGATCAAGGCCGAGTGCTTCGCCACTCTTCCATTGGTGGCTTCCTCACGCATGGTGGTTGGAACTCCATGTTGGAGAGTGTTTGCAGTGGAGTACCAATGCTCATTTGGCCTGGCTTTGCCGACCAATTCACAAACTGCAGGTTTGCTTGCGAGGATTGGGGGATAGCAATGGAGATCGAGCAAGAAGTGAAGAGGGAGCAGATCAGGAAGCTCGTTGTGGAACTGATGCAAGGGGAGAGGGGGCAGGAGATGAGGAAGAAGGTGATGAAGTGGAAGGAGATGGCAGAGCAAGCTACTAATGCAGAGGGAGGAAGCTCTTATGCTAACTTGATGAGATTAACCGAAGCTTTGTGTCGAAACGAAGTTTGA